A single Numenius arquata chromosome 1, bNumArq3.hap1.1, whole genome shotgun sequence DNA region contains:
- the LOC141468671 gene encoding taste receptor type 2 member 40-like translates to MFTSVSLLFLTIAIIESVAGLLGNGTILAASSTSCIRSKMLSSYDMIMIFLSLSQFFLQSWMILDLLLSLFCETSYYEENLFAIFKTVFIFLNYSSLWFAAWLSVFYCIKVATFTQSIFIWLKQRISSLMPWMLTISTLFSFATSLPFAWDIYIVHDNFTTPLTMTNSSERRVKVKTRVFLLILLCNTGIALPLIVFVVSSILLVRSLLVHTRQMKNNATGFQDPSLEAHIRAIKSIFSFLILYVTYFISLILILSNTFLPFSVGEAICVAVMAACPAGHSMVLIWSNPKFRELPARILHHTNCHVRTRYT, encoded by the coding sequence ATGTTCACAtcagtttctctcctttttctaacAATTGCTATAATTGAATCTGTGGCAGGACTTCTAGGAAATGGAACTATCTTGGCTGCCAGTTCAACTAGCTGCATTAGGAGCAAAATGTTGTCCTCGTATGATATGATTATGATCTTTCTGAGTTTATCCCAATTCTTTTTGCAGTCCTGGATGATTTTGGATTTGCTCCTTAGTCTGTTTTGTGAAACCTCctattatgaagaaaatctgtttgCAATTTTCAAGACAGTTTTTATATTTCTGAACTACTCCAGCCTCTGGTTTGCTGCCTGGCTTAGTGTCTTCTATTGTATCAAGGTTGCTACTTTTACTCAGTCTATCTTCATCTGGCTGAAGCAAAGAATCTCCAGTCTCATGCCCTGGATGCTGACAATATCAACTCTTTTCTCCTTTGCAACCTCTCTTCCTTTCGCCTGGGATATCTACATCGTACACGACAACTTCACTACTCCTTTAACCAtgacaaactcttcagaaaggaGAGTCAAAGTGAAaactagggtttttttattgattCTTCTCTGTAACACTGGCATAGCTTTGCCTTTAATAGTGTTTGTTGTTTCGAGTATCCTGCTGGTTAGGTCTCTGTTGGTACACACCAGACAgatgaaaaataatgcaactgGCTTCCAGGATCCCAGCTTAGAGGCCCATATTCGTGCCATCAAGTcaatcttttccttccttatcCTCTATGTAACATATTTCATTTCGTTGATTCTTATTTTATCCAACACTTTTTTACCTTTCAGTGTTGGGGAAGCCATATGTGTAGCTGTAATGGCCGCCTGTCCTGCAGGACACTCTATGGTCTTAATCTGGAGCAACCCCAAATTTCGTGAGCTGCCAGCCAGGATTTTGCACCACACAAACTGTCATGTCAGAACTAGATACACGTAA